The Drosophila mauritiana strain mau12 chromosome 2R, ASM438214v1, whole genome shotgun sequence genome has a segment encoding these proteins:
- the LOC117135475 gene encoding ubiquitin carboxyl-terminal hydrolase 20, translating into MTLSPNTNQHNTHVEHRNRTIHSSQGHKLANGYAMEDPRSSRCHDKLFSGSLKSLALREDSNTSDSEVTDTAKGSGTGLVGLQNIANTCYMNSALQALSNLPPMTHYFINCSDLVEYIAEQSARRCKPGGLAKSYRRLMQDIWQDVDDPKEFIAPRGILYGIRTVHPMFRGYQQHDTQEFLRCFMDQLHEELTEQVSMLPQTQNQPQYPTLQQQQPSETDDENDDEAAPASLSPASESEYDTCESSMSERSAEVLLKTEYFVTPCRTNGSNSGLPEGHSVQLQQPSLQHQQKNASSAEQKPIEAARSIISDVFDGKLLSSVQCLTCDRVSTREETFQDLSLPIPNRDFLNVLHQTHSLSVQSLNAAETSARTNEGWLSWMWNMLRSWIYGPSVTLYDCMASFFSADELKGDNMYSCERCNKLRTGIKYSRVLTLPEVLCIHLKRFRNDLSYSSKISSDVYFPLEGFDMRPYIHKDCKSEVAIYNLSSVICHHGTVGGGHYTCFARNALNGKWYEFDDQFVTEVSSEVVQSCQAYVLFYHKHNPQMKLVRDEAMTLSTSHPLCDSDIQFYITSEWLSRLATFSEPGPINNQEMLCPHGGILHSKADVISQIAVPISQPLWDYLYRTFGGGPAVNIIFECEICKRAAETLSRRQQYELNEFTKYNGLQNEFDSTAIYAIAMPWLRSWQQFSRGKTHKDPGPITNEGIAAPTENGSQNGSATVSCVRLGSDYAQLNARLWRFLHNIYGGGPEIILRQALSDEDDAEEIEIIDQDDECDDDEDQDLEGEEVDEEIATASYQHNHSDTESNLGIRTTPSPSLSTSPSPSPSLTGTRQPTEAESDLRPNSPKSKGSRSKMKVSALRLNMRNKGRRNRSAYNQYAEMFGAKGNYNSHSNSEPVVSEKNEKDTDNDRTVAFPSEYSLPISIPFQSDNFQVNGVHEKSRDKGKLRNSSKSGSTAATKENVTLQKFVTLREANGPSDETDI; encoded by the exons ATGACTTTGAGTCCCAATACAAATCAGCACAATACACATGTAGAGCACCGCAACCGCACCATACACAGCAGCCAGGGCCACAAG CTGGCGAACGGGTATGCCATGGAAGATCCAAGGAGCAGCCGATGTCACGACAAACTCTTCAGCGGATCGCTAAAATCGCTGGCACTCCGCGAGGACTCGAACACCAGTGACAGTGAGGTCACAGACACAGCAAAGGGCTCGGGCACGGGACTCGTGGGCCTGCAGAACATTGCGAACACCTGCTATATGAATTCGGCACTACAGGCACTGAGTAATTTGCCACCGATGACACACTACTTTATCAACTGCAGCGACCTTGTGGAGTACATAGCAGAGCAGAGCGCTCGTCGCTGCAAGCCCGGTGGGCTGGCCAAGAGCTATCGCCGCTTGATGCAGGACATCTGGCAGGATGTCGATGATCCCAAAG AGTTTATTGCCCCTCGTGGTATTCTGTATGGCATTCGCACGGTTCATCCCATGTTTCGGGGCTATCAGCAGCACGATACCCAGGAGTTCTTGCGGTGCTTCATGGACCAGCTGCACGAGGAGCTGACAGAGCAGGTCTCAATGCTGCCACAGACGCAGAATCAGCCGCAATACCCAAcacttcagcagcagcagcccagCGAAACGGATGACGAAAACGATGATGAGGCAGCGCCTGCGTCCTTGTCGCCGGCATCCGAAAGCGAGTACGACACCTGTGAAAGCAGCATGTCCGAGCGATCGGCAGAGGTGCTGCTGAAGACGGAGTACTTTGTAACGCCCTGTCGGACAAATGGTTCCAACAGTGGGCTACCAGAAGGCCACTCGGTGCAATTGCAGCAACCATCGTTGCAGCATCAGCAAAAAAATGCCTCCTCCGCCGAACAGAAACCTATAGAAGCAGCGCGCTCAATAATCAGCGACGTGTTCGATGGCAAGCTTTTGTCCTCGGTGCAGTGCCTGACCTGCGATCGTGTGTCCACACGCGAGGAAACATTCCAGGACCTCTCGCTGCCCATTCCCAATCGAGATTTTCTCAACGTTCTTCACCAAACCCATAGCTTAAGCGTGCAAAGTTTGAATGCCGCTGAAACCTCCGCTAGGACCAACGAGGGCTGGCTGTCCTGGATGTGGAATATGCTGCGCTCCTGGATTTATGGACCCTCGGTGACGCTCTACGACTGCATGGCCAGTTTTTTCAGCGCGGATGAGTTGAAGGGAGACAACATGTACAG CTGCGAACGCTGCAATAAGCTTCGGACGGGAATAAAGTACTCCCGCGTCCTCACCTTGCCAGAGGTTTTGTGTATCCACCTGAAGCGGTTTCGCAATGATCTTTCTTATAGTTCAAAAATCTCCTCGGACGTTTACTTTCCGCTGGAGGGCTTCGACATGCGGCCGTACATTCACAAGGATTGCAAGAGCGAGGTGGCCATTTACAACCTGTCGTCGGTGATTTGCCATCATGGAACAGTGGGTGGTGGCCATTATACTTGCTTCGCTCGCAATGCGCTCAACGGAAAGTGGTATGAGTTCGATGATCAGTTTGTGACGGAGGTTTCTTCAGAGGTGGTGCAGTCCTGCCAGGCGTATGTTCTGTTTTACCACAAACACAATCCCCAGATGAAGCTAGTCAGGGATGAGGCGATGACTTTGTCGACTTCACATCCCCTGTGTGATTCGGACATTCAGTTTTATATAACCAGCGAATGGCTCTCAAGATTGGCCACCTTTTCAGAACCAGGACCTATTAACAACCAGGAGATGCTGTGCCCCCATGGCGGGATTTTGCATTCCAAGGCGGACGTAATCAGCCAGATTGCGGTGCCAATTTCCCAGCCGCTATGGGACTATCTCTACCGGACTTTCGGCGGCGGACCAGCTGTGAATATAATATTCGAGTGCGAGATCTGCAAGCGGGCAGCGGAGACCCTTTCCCGTCGTCAACAATATGAACTTAACGAGTTCACAAAATACAATGGGCTGCAGAACGAATTTGATTCGACCGCCATTTATGCGATCGCAATGCCATGGCTGCGCTCCTGGCAGCAGTTTTCGCGCGGAAAAACCCACAAGGATCCGGGACCGATCACCAACGAGGGCATCGCTGCTCCCACCGAAAATGGTTCCCAAAATGGAAGTGCCACTGTGAGCTGTGTGCGATTGGGCTCGGATTATGCCCAACTGAATGCGCGCTTGTGGCGATTCCTGCATAACATCTATGGTGGTGGTCCGGAAATTATACTTCGACAGGCCCTATCAGATGAGGACGATGCCGAGGAAATAGAAATCATCGACCAAGATGATGAGTGCGACGATGATGAGGATCAGGATCTGGAAGGGGAAGAGGTAGACGAGGAGATTGCGACAGCCAGCTATCAGCACAATCATTCCGACACCGAAAGCAATTTGGGTATTCGCACTACCCCGAGTCCAAGTCTGAGtaccagtcccagtcccagtccaaGCCTAACCGGCACGCGTCAGCCGACGGAGGCGGAGTCGGACCTGCGACCAAATAGTCCAAAGTCCAAGGGCAGCAGGTCCAAAATGAAGGTGTCCGCCCTGCGATTGAATATGCGAAATAAGGGCAGGCGCAATCGCAGTGCGTACAACCAGTACGCCGAGATGTTTGGAGCTAAAG GAAACTACAATTCCCACAGCAATTCCGAACCCGTGGTGTCTGAGAAAAATGAGAAGGATACGGACAATGACCGTACTGTTGCATTTCCGAGCGAATACAGCTTACCCATTTCGATACCATTCCAAAGCGACAATTTCCAGGTGAACGGTGTGCACGAGAAGTCACGCGACAAGGGAAAACTGCGGAATAGTTCAAAAAGCGGCAGCACTGCTGCCACCAAGGAGAACGTCACGCTGCAAAAGTTCGTGACCCTGCGCGAGGCCAATGGGCCGAGTGACGAGACTGATATTTGA
- the LOC117136472 gene encoding ATP-dependent translocase ABCB1, translating to MTVKNGDIVKDDVNSRSQYKTNIVLGAKLEDSDRDRKSFEPNKSKKKSKHDEADASDEEDNSQYQEDVKQVSYFQLFRYATKKDRALYVIGLLSAVATGLTTPANSLIFGNLANDMIDLGGLLESGKSYRADDAISTLLLDKVRQFSLQNTYIGIIMLVCSYLSITCFNYAAHSQILTIRSKFFRSILHQDMKWYDFNQSGEVASRMNEDLSKMEDGLAEKVVMFVHYLVAFVGSLVLAFVKGWQLSLVCLTSLPLTFIAMGLVAVATSRLAKKEVTMYAGAAVVAEGALSGIRTVKAFEGEAKEVAAYKERVVAAKILNIKRNMFSGIGFGLLWFFIYASYALAFWYGVGLVIKGYHDPAYANYDAGTMITVFFSVMMGSMNIGMAAPYIEAFGIAKGACAKVFHIIEQIPDINPIDGEGKKLNEPLTTIEFKDVEFQYPTRPEISILNKLNLKIHRGQTVALVGPSGCGKSTCIQLVQRFYDPQAGNLLFNDTNLKDLDINWLRSRIGVVGQEPILFGTTIYENIRYGREDATREEIEAAAAAANAAIFIKKLPKGYDTLVGERGAQLSGGQKQRIAIARALIRDPEILLLDEATSALDTASEAKVQAALEKVSAGRTTIIVAHRLSTVRRADRIVVINKGEVVESGTHQELMQLKDHYFNLVTTQLGEDDGSVLSPTGDIYKNFDIKDEDEEEIQVLSEDEDEDVVGTDEKDKKKKKKKVKDPNEVKPMSEVMNMNKPEWLQITVGCISSVIMGCAMPIFAVLFGSILQVLSVKDNDTYVRENSNQYSLYFLIAGIVVGIATFLQIYFFGIAGERLTERLRGLMFEAMLRQEVAWFDDKANGTGSLCARLSGDAAAVQGATGQRIGTIIQSISTLALGIGLSMYYEWSLGLVALAFTPFILIAFYMQRTLMAKENMGSAKTMENCTKLAVEVVSNIRTVASLGREEMFHQNYIGMLIPAVAISKRNTHFRGLVYGLARSLMFFAYAACMYYGTWCVIHRGILFGDVFKVSQALIMGTASIANALAFAPNMQKGVSAAKTIFTFLRRQPSIVDRPGVSRDPWHSEGYVRFDKVKFSYPTRNEIQVLKGLELAVSKGQKIALVGPSGCGKSTCIQLIQRFYEVDEGATLIDERDVRDVSMTNLRNQLGIVSQEPILFDRTIRENISYGDNARNVTDQDIISACKKSNIHEFIANLPLGYDTRMGEKGAQLSGGQKQRIAIARALIRNPKIMLLDEATSALDAESEKVVQDALDAASEGRTTISIAHRLSTVVHSDVIFVFENGVVCEAGDHKQLLANRGLYYTLYKLQSGAM from the exons ATGACCGTTAAGAACGGCGATATCGTCAAGGACGATGTGAATTCGCGATCGCAGTACAAAACGAACATCGTCCTGGGCGCCAAACTAGAGGATTCGGATCGAGATCGAAAGAGCTT TGAGCCCAACAAGTCGAAAAAGAAGTCCAAGCATGACGAGGCGGATGCCAGCGATGAGGAGGATAACTCCCAGTACCAGGAGGATGTGAAGCAGGTTAGCTACTTCCAGCTCTTCCGGTATGCCACCAAAAAGGATCGAGCGCTTTATGTGATCGGACTACTGTCTGCCGTGGCCACAGGCCTGACCACTCCGGCCAACAGTTTGATCTTCGGTAATCTCGCCAAT GACATGATTGACTTGGGTGGACTGCTTGAGAGCGGAAAATCGTATCGAGCTGACGATGCTATCTCTACTTTGCTCCTGGACAAAGTGCGGCAGTTCTCCCTGCAGAACACCTACATCGGCATCATTATGCTGGTGTGTTCCTATCTCTCGATCACCTGCTTCAACTACGCGGCCCACTCCCAGATCCTCACCATCCGCTCAAAGTTCTTCCGCTCCATTCTGCATCAGGACATGAAGTGGTACGACTTCAACCAGAGTGGCGAAGTGGCCAGCCGAATGAATGA AGATCTCTCCAAAATGGAGGATGGCTTGGCCGAAAAAGTGGTCATGTTCGTCCATTACCTTGTCGCCTTCGTGGGATCTTTGGTGCTAGCCTTTGTCAAGGGCTGGCAGCTATCCTTGGTGTGCTTGACCAGTTTGCCACTAACTTTCATCGCCATGGGCCTGGTGGCCGTGGCCACATCCCGACTGGCCAAAAAGGAGGTGACCATGTATGCCGGTGCTGCCGTGGTGGCCGAAGGCGCTCTCTCCGGGATTCGAACGGTAAAGGCCTTTGAGGGCGAAGCGAAGGAGGTGGCCGCGTACAAGGAGCGTGTGGTTGCTGCCAAGATCTTGAATATCAAGAGAAATATGTTCTCGGGAATCGGATTCGGTCTGCTTTGGTTCTTCATCTACGCATCCTATGCTCTGGCCTTCTGGTATGGAGTGGGTCTGGTAATCAAGGGATACCACGATCCCGCGTATGCGAACTACGATGCTGGCACCATGATCACCGTGTTCTTCTCCGTGATGATGGGTTCCATGAATATTGGAATGGCGGCTCCCTATATCGAGGCATTTGGCATCGCGAAGGGCGCCTGCGCCAAGGTTTTCCACATTATCGAGCAGATTCCGGACATTAACCCCATTGATGGGGAGGGTAAAAAGTTAAATGAGCCCCTTACCACCATTGAGTTTAAGGACGTGGAGTTCCAGTATCCCACGCGACCGGAGATTTCCATTCTAAACAAACTGAACCTGAAGATCCATCGTGGCCAGACGGTGGCTCTTGTTGGTCCGTCCGGCTGTGGCAAATCCACCTGCATCCAACTGGTCCAACGATTTTATGATCCCCAGGCTGGTAATCTTTTGTTCAATGACACCAATCTTAAGGACCTTGACATCAACTGGTTGCGCTCTAGGATTGGAGTGGTGGGCCAGGAGCCAATCCTCTTCGGCACAACCATATACGAGAATATCAGGTACGGCCGAGAGGACGCCACTCGCGAGGAGATCGAGgcagcagctgccgccgccAATGCGGCCATCTTCATTAAGAAGCTACCCAAAGGATATGATACGCTGGTTGGAGAGCGAGGAGCTCAGTTGTCCGGAGGCCAGAAGCAGAGGATTGCCATTGCTCGCGCATTGATTCGTGACCCCGAGATCCTGCTGTTGGATGAAGCCACATCTGCTCTGGATACCGCCAGTGAGGCTAAGGTACAAGCTGCCCTGGAGAAAGTCAGTGCTGGAAGGACGACCATCATCGTTGCCCACCGTTTGTCCACCGTTCGTCGGGCAGACCGGATTGTGGTGATCAACAAGGGTGAGGTGGTGGAGAGTGGAACGCATCAGGAGCTGATGCAGTTGAAGGATCACTACTTTAATCTAGTAACCACTCAACTGGGTGAGGATGATGGCTCGGTCCTAAGTCCCACTGGCGATATCTACAAGAACTTTGACATCAAGGATGAAGATGAGGAAGAGATCCAAGTACTtagcgaggatgaggacgaaGATGTGGTTGGCACTGACGAGAAAgataagaaaaagaaaaagaagaaggtCAAGGACCCCAACGAGGTGAAACCCATGTCGGAGGTGATGAATATGAACAAACCGGAATGGCTTCAGATCACAGTGGGCTGCATCTCCTCCGTGATTATGGGCTGCGCCATGCCCATCTTTGCCGTGCTCTTTGGTAGCATCCTTCAGGTTCTTTCGGTTAAGGATAATGATACATACGTTCGCGAAAACTCCAACCAGTACAGCTTGTACTTCTTGATTGCCGGCATCGTAGTGGGCATTGCCACGTTCCTACAGATTTACTTCTTCGGAATCGCCGGTGAGAGACTGACGGAACGCCTTCGTGGACTCATGTTCGAGGCCATGCTGCGCCAGGAGGTGGCCTGGTTCGATGACAAGGCGAACGGTACCGGAAGCCTTTGTGCCCGACTCTCCGGAGATGCTGCTGCAGTTCAGGGT GCCACTGGTCAACGAATTGGAACGATCATTCAATCGATCTCCACTCTGGCATTGGGCATTGGCTTGTCCATGTATTACGAGTGGAGTCTGGGATTGGTGGCCCTTGCCTTCACGCCCTTCATCCTGATCGCCTTCTACATGCAGCGTACTCTAATGGCAAAGGAGAACATGGGCTCCGCCAAGACCATGGAAAACTGCACGAAGCTGGCCGTCGAAGTGGTTTCCAATATTCGTACTGTAGCTTCTCTGGGTCGTGAGGAAATGTTCCACCAGAACTACATTGGCATGCTGATTCCAGCTGTAGCG ATTTCCAAGAGAAATACCCACTTCCGAGGATTGGTCTACGGTCTCGCCCGTTCCCTGATGTTCTTTGCCTATGCTGCTTGCATGTATTATGGAACATGGTGCGTGATTCACCGCGGAATTTTGTTTGGAGATGTGTTCAA AGTATCCCAAGCCCTGATCATGGGCACAGCTTCCATTGCCAATGCATTGGCCTTTGCTCCCAATATGCAGAAGGGAGTTTCGGCAGCCAAGACCATCTTTACGTTCCTCCGCCGCCAGCCGTCGATTGTGGACCGACCGGGAGTGTCTCGCGATCCTTGGCATAGCGAGGGATATGTTCGCTTCGACAAAGTGAAGTTCAGCTATCCCACACGCAATGAGATTCAGGTACTCAAGGGTCTGGAGCTGGCAGTGAGCAAGGGTCAGAAGATCGCCCTAGTGGGTCCATCGGGCTGTGGCAAGTCCACGTGCATCCAGCTGATACAGCGATTCTATGAAGTAGACGAGGGAGCTACTCTTATAGATGAGCGTGATGTGCGCGATGTTTCTATGACCAATCTGCGCAACCAGTTGGGTATCGTGTCACAGGAACCCATTCTTTTCGATCGCACAATCCGAGAGAATATTTCCTACGGTGACAATGCCAGGAACGTTACTGATCAGGATATCATCTCGGCGTGCAAAAAGTCCAATATCCACGAGTTCATCGCTAACCTGCCCTTG GGTTATGATACGAGAATGGGCGAGAAGGGTGCTCAGTTGTCCGGAGGTCAGAAGCAGCGCATAGCTATTGCACGAGCCCTAATCCGGAATCCCAAAATCATGCTGCTTGACGAGGCCACTTCTGCCTTGGACGCTGAAAGTGAAAAG GTTGTCCAAGATGCACTCGATGCCGCCTCTGAGGGACGTACCACAATCAGTATAGCCCACCGACTCTCCACCGTTGTCCACTCCGACGTGATCTTCGTCTTCGAGAACGGAGTGGTGTGTGAAGCTGGAGACCACAAGCAACTGCTTGCGAATCGGGGTCTCTACTACACGCTCTACAAACTTCAGAGCGGAGCCATGTAG
- the LOC117135477 gene encoding SET domain-containing protein SmydA-8, whose protein sequence is MTPCHVCEEPTKNKCSNCNQVSYCSVQHQKQDWKAHKPSCHPFKIAHNEQLGRHLVATRTIKPYEIVLKEAPLVRGPAQISAPVCLGCLNGIEPDDHIECEQCGWPLCGPECKSLDEHKAECRFTKDRGQKVNVQEFGGPHPLYTCLSTVRCLLIGETSPEKASKFQDLESLESTRRGSNQWKADLVSIGQFIPKFFKTQKFTEEEIMKAVGALQINGHEVPTTDPSHVAVFYTASLTENSCLPNLAKSFNKNGHCILWAPREIKKNAHLSICYSDAMWGTADRQRHLMQTKLFKCACERCVDVTELDTNYSAIKCEDRQCGGLMLPTKADDWNGSWRCRECHKQVQKHYVERILERAGKDIQSMEKNAENGLKYLKHYEKWLPPQHFHMSEIKILLVQLLAKDQKELMVIPDDKLLLKLNFARELVELYEKLTPCEVRTLGTLCFELHSAIAEQTRRVALETSLSPKDRLEESLFYVDKCVNYLQYESDIFIEGHMLKQAKINREALRLVTMS, encoded by the exons ATGACTCCCTGCCATGTGTGCGAGGAGCCGACGAAGAACAAGTGCTCCAACTGTAACCAGGTCTCCTACTGCAGTGTCCAGCACCAGAAGCAGGACTGGAAAGCGCACAAGCCAAGCTGTCATCCATTCAAG ATCGCCCACAATGAGCAGCTGGGCCGGCATCTGGTGGCCACCCGCACCATTAAGCCATATGAGATAGTCCTTAAGGAGGCGCCTCTGGTCCGGGGACCAGCACAGATCTCCGCACCCGTTTGCCTGGGCTGTTTAAACGGCATCGAGCCGGACGATCACATCGAGTGCGAGCAGTGCGGTTGGCCGCTGTGCGGACCGGAGTGCAAGTCCCTGGATGAGCACAAGGCGGAGTGCCGTTTCACCAAAGATCGGGGTCAGAAGGTTAATGTGCAGGAGTTCGGTGGACCACATCCCCTGTACACGTGTTTGAGCACCGTAAGGTGCCTGCTGATTGGCGAAACTAGTCCGGAGAAGGCCAGCAAGTTCCAGGACCTGGAGTCACTGGAGTCCACCAGAAGGGGCTCCAACCAATGGAAGGCGGATCTGGTCAGCATCGGACAGTTTATTCCAAA GTTTTTTAAAACCCAGAAGTTCACAGAGGAGGAGATTATGAAAGCAGTTGGTGCTCTGCAAATAAATGGACACGAGGTGCCCACCACTGATCCTTCTCATGTAGCGGTCTTTTATACCGCCTCCTTGACGGAGAACTCCTGCCTGCCCAATCTGGCCAAGAGCTTCAACAAGAACGGACACTGCATCCTCTGGGCGCCGCGCGAGATCAAGAAGAACGCCCATCTGAGCATCTGCTACTCGGACGCCATGTGGGGCACCGCCGATCGCCAGCGCCATCTGATGCAGACAAAGCTGTTCAAGTGTGCCTGCGAGAGATGTGTGGATGTCACCGAGTTGGACACCAACTACAGCGCTATCAAGTGCGAGGATCGCCAGTGCGGCGGATTGATGCTGCCCACCAAGGCGGACGACTGGAACGGCAGTTGGCG CTGTCGCGAGTGCCACAAGCAGGTCCAGAAACACTATGTGGAACGCATTTTGGAACGGGCTGGCAAGGACATCCAGAGCATGGAGAAAAACGCTGAAAATGGATTAAA ATACCTTAAGCACTACGAAAAGTGGCTGCCGCCACAGCATTTTCACATGAGTGAGATTAAAATCCTGCTCGTTCAGCTGCTGGCCAAGGATCAGAAGGAGCTAATGGTGATCCCGGACGACAAACTGCTGCTGAAGCTCAATTTCGCCAGGGAACTTGTTGAGTTGTACGAGAAACTGACGCCGT GCGAAGTTCGCACGCTCGGCACGCTTTGCTTCGAGCTGCACTCGGCAATTGCCGAACAGACTCGTCGTGTAGCCCTTGAAACTAGCCTCTCGCCCAAGGATCGACTGGAGGAGTCCCTGTTCTATGTGGACAAGTGCGTCAACTATCTGCAATACGAGTCGGACATCTTCATCGAGGGTCACATGCTCAAGCAGGCCAAGATCAACCGCGAAGCGCTTCGCCTGGTCACCATGTCCTAG
- the LOC117135476 gene encoding SNF-related serine/threonine-protein kinase, with the protein MTLETQPVGGVSDGKIAGLYDLEETLGSGHFAVVKLARHVFTGAKVAVKVVDKTKLDDVSKAHLFQEVRCMKLVQHPNVVRLYEVIDTQTKLYLVLELGDGGDLYDYIMKHDSGLSEELARKYFRQILRAITYCHQLHVVHRDLKPENVVFFEKLGLVKLTDFGFSNKFLPGQKLETFCGSLAYSAPEILLGDSYDAPAVDIWSLGVILYMLVCGQAPFEKANDSETLTMIMDCKYTVPSHVSTDCRDLIASMLVRDPKKRATVEEIASSAWLKPIDEPDSTTSTSEHFLPLVSREQLGEEDHAFIIQKMINGNIASKEEILQALDKNKYNHITATYFLLAELRLRRRREELAQKQKLLNDASIKVGDASRKLVPEKPSPTEAQKGGVPISINVTPAAQFANDGGKPDKRSRKCSIVREEDEEESATECSAIGNELKVTSSSRREAFSDSPFSRPMHERSSSEPGNQTKGEQIANSGVPSHSRTKIVVSVDATLAHKLKQMEKSAKIDEDTLSGLKELEIGKLKPLPSSSKNPVLTHRRTKLNKIRTPSCSSSEASDDDTKTRNKKKINKFVGDTPVRFRMHRRDSHDDSSDSQDQLYPPPGSASNAGNFISKSGSVSGKKEGQSQYKEPNNKSDENRKSHSQKNRKQHNKDHVDKHSHAERQLADGSTATTGNSTNRRRRIRESQSLDRITEAQEYEMRHRCYAESEAASSSSSSTQHIDQRYSLLSLNTSTFSVAETKEEYDEEADATNATDQIMNTLNAAKATLQQEQYFNNNTNLSRNFNHNHNNNHTQSIIHISSQKANGKKSNETPKDIYNLNSIEHIDLILEDKSLTKAIHVTGSKCFVTMKKIRRLGKYFPVMNFS; encoded by the exons ATGACGCTGGAGACGCAACCCGTTGGCGGGGTGAGCGACGGCAAGATCGCTGGGCTTTATGATCTGGAGGAGACACTGGGATCCGGACACTTTGCCGTCGTGAAGTTGGCCCGGCATGTGTTCACCGGTGCCAAGGTGGCGGTCAAGGTGGTGGACAAAACCAAGTTGGACGATGTGTCCAAGGCGCATCTGTTCCAGGAAGTGCG ATGCATGAAACTGGTGCAGCACCCAAATGTTGTGCGACTGTACGAGGTTATTGATACCCAGACCAAGCTGTATTTGGTTTTGGAGCTGGGCGATGGTGGCGATCTATACGATTACATAATGAAGCACGACTCTGGGCTCAGCGAGGAACTGGCCCGAAAGTATTTCCGCCAAATCCTACGTGCTATCACGTACTGTCATCAGCTTCACGTGGTTCACAG GGATCTAAAGCCGGAGAACGTGGTGTTTTTCGAAAAGCTGGGCCTTGTCAAGCTCACCGACTTCGGGTTTAGCAACAAGTTCTTGCCAGGCCAAAAGCTGGAAACCTTCTGCGGTAGCTTGGCCTACTCGGCCCCAGAAATCCTGCTGGGCGACTCATACGATGCGCCTGCAGTTG ACATTTGGTCCCTGGGAGTAATTCTGTATATGCTGGTCTGCGGTCAGGCGCCTTTCGAGAAGGCCAACGACTCTGAAACTCTGACCATGATCATGGACTGTAAGTACACGGTACCCTCGCACGTGTCCACTGATTGCCGGGACCTGATTGCCTCAATGCTGGTGCGGGATCCGAAGAAACGGGCCACTGTGGAAGAGATTGCTTCATCGGCCTGGCTAAAGCCGATCGATGAGCCCGATTCGACGACCTCCACCTCAGAGCACTTTCTGCCTTTGGTCAGCCGCGAACAGCTGGGCGAAGAGGATCACGCCTTTATCATACAAAAAATGATAAACGGAAACATTGCGTCCAAGGAAGAGATATTACA AGCTCTTGACAAAAATAAGTACAATCATATAACAGCCACATATTTTTTGCTGGCGGAATTACGTCTGCGACGGCGGCGAGAAGAGCTGGCTCAAAAACAGAAGCTTCTCAACGATGCCAGCATTAA AGTGGGAGATGCGAGTCGCAAGCTAGTGCCTGAGAAACCAAGTCCAACCGAAGCCCAAAAAGGAGGAGTACCCATCAGCATTAACGTGACTCCAGCAGCTCAGTTTGCCAACGACGGTGGGAAGCCG GACAAGCGCAGTCGCAAGTGCAGCATTGTGCGTGAGGAGGACGAAGAGGAGTCTGCCACAGAATGCTCGGCGATAGGCAATGAGTTGAAGGTAACGTCGTCGTCGCGGCGCGAGGCCTTTTCAGATTCCCCCTTTAGTAGGCCAATGCATGAGCGCTCCAGCTCTGAGCCCGGAAATCAAACGAAAGGGGAACAGATAGCAAACAGCGGCGTGCCAAGCCATTCACGTACAAAGATTGTCGTCTCGGTGGACGCAACGCTGGCCCATAAGCTCAAGCAAATGGAGAAGAGTGCCAAGATCGATGAGGACACGCTGAGTGGTCTGAAGGAGCTGGAGATTGGCAAGCTCAAGCCGCTACCTAGCAGCAGCAAGAATCCGGTGCTCACCCACCGACGCACAAAGCTGAACAAGATTCGGACGCCCTCCTGCAGCAGCTCGGAGGCCTCAGACGACGACACCAAGACACGCAACAAGAAAAAGATTAACAAATTTGTCGGTGACACGCCAGTGCGGTTTCGCATGCATCGTCGTGACTCGCATGACGACTCCAGCGACTCGCAAGATCAGCTATATCCGCCGCCCGGCTCGGCCAGCAATGCGGGTAATTTTATCTCCAAAAGCGGCTCCGTAAGCGGCAAAAAAGAGGGACAATCGCAGTATAAAGAG CCAAATAACAAATCCGATGAAAATCGCAAATCTCACAGCCAAAAAAATCGGAAACAGCACAACAAGGATCATGTTGACAAGCATTCCCACGCTGAGAGGCAGCTGGCGGATGGCAGCACAGCTACAACAGGAAATTCCACGAATAGAAGGCGGCGCATTCGCGAGAGCCAGTCGCTGGACCGCATCACAGAGGCTCAGGAATACGAGATGCGGCATCGATGCTACGCGGAGAGCGAGGCAGCAtcctcgtcgtcctcgtcCACCCAACATATCGATCAGAGATATTCTTTACTCAGCCTAAACACTAGCACATTCTCCGTTGCCGAAACCAAGGAGGAGTACGACGAGGAAGCAGACGCCACAAATGCCACGGACCAAATCATGAATACTTTGAATGCAGCCAAAGCAACGCTTCAACAAGAGCAATATTTTAATAACAATACCAATCTTAGTAGGAACTTCAATCACAATCACAACAACAATCACACCCAGAGCATCATCCACATCAGCAGCCAGAAAGCCAACGGCAAGAAGTCCAACGAAACACCAAAAGATATTTATAATCTAAACTCAATCGAGCATATCGACTTGATTTTGGAGGATAAAAGCCTTACCAAAGCAATACACGTTACCGGCTCTAAATGCTTTGTCACCATGAAGAAAATCCGACggctgggaaaatattttcccgTGATGAACTTCTCTTAA